The proteins below are encoded in one region of Clostridium estertheticum:
- a CDS encoding ATP-binding protein → MGRNRSRRTMVLGYFSIACLSLIIILFSIYSMNKVCSESDFIIKKIIPAKIFSTEILTSLINQESGIQSYMISENKEFLEPYYLGNKQVQGYYTSLDNLKDTALGVDITNQLSQQMKSIQKFYKQQINLVNNGKLVQAKLNLNKGKNLVDNFKMTDNILMSKIDLEVNSSRNKVANTQIIQRWLLIVLGIVLIVGNIIFIKYISNFMYEEVKKKNEVNIELNKLLVSHEEFIANISHELKTPLNVIFSAIQLFQMYCDNGSLDERRETIIKYLDSMKLNSYRLSKLINNIVDTSKIQAGFFNLNLSNNNIVEVVEEIVMSVTNITDIKGIRIIFDTDTEEKIVACDTEMIQRILLNLISNAIKFSNEGDEILVEFKDEDKFFQISVKDNGIGIEEKNLSMIFDRFKQVDKSLSRNSEGTGIGLSLVKSIVELHGGTIYAESEFGKGSKFTVQLPAGKVKHENMLYNSKGKSENENIRVELSDVYL, encoded by the coding sequence ATGGGTAGGAATAGAAGTAGGCGAACTATGGTTTTGGGATATTTTTCAATTGCTTGTTTATCATTAATTATAATATTATTTAGCATTTATAGTATGAATAAAGTATGCAGTGAATCTGATTTTATTATTAAAAAAATAATTCCGGCAAAAATATTTTCAACGGAAATTCTAACATCACTAATCAATCAAGAATCAGGTATTCAGTCTTATATGATTTCAGAAAATAAAGAATTTTTAGAACCATATTATTTAGGAAATAAACAAGTACAAGGATATTATACTTCCTTGGATAATTTAAAGGATACAGCACTAGGAGTTGATATTACAAATCAACTTAGCCAACAGATGAAGTCTATTCAAAAATTTTACAAACAACAAATAAATTTAGTCAATAATGGAAAATTAGTGCAAGCTAAGCTTAATTTAAATAAAGGAAAAAACTTAGTCGATAATTTTAAGATGACTGATAATATACTAATGAGTAAAATTGATTTAGAGGTAAATAGCTCACGTAATAAGGTTGCAAATACTCAAATAATCCAGCGATGGTTATTGATCGTTTTGGGAATTGTACTTATTGTGGGTAATATTATATTTATTAAGTATATTTCAAATTTTATGTATGAGGAAGTTAAGAAAAAAAATGAAGTAAATATAGAATTGAATAAATTACTTGTTTCACATGAAGAGTTTATTGCAAATATTTCGCATGAACTTAAAACACCACTGAATGTAATTTTTTCAGCCATACAATTATTTCAAATGTATTGTGATAATGGTTCATTAGATGAGAGGCGAGAAACGATTATTAAATATCTTGACTCAATGAAATTAAATTCATATAGGTTATCTAAACTTATAAATAATATAGTCGATACATCAAAGATTCAAGCAGGATTCTTCAATTTAAATTTATCAAATAATAATATTGTTGAAGTTGTGGAAGAAATAGTAATGTCTGTAACTAATATTACTGATATTAAAGGTATACGTATTATTTTTGATACAGATACGGAGGAAAAAATTGTTGCATGCGATACAGAGATGATACAAAGAATATTATTAAATCTTATATCAAATGCCATAAAATTTTCAAATGAAGGTGATGAGATACTTGTGGAGTTCAAGGATGAAGATAAATTCTTTCAAATTTCAGTCAAGGACAACGGCATAGGAATTGAAGAAAAAAACTTGAGTATGATTTTTGATAGATTTAAGCAAGTAGACAAATCTTTATCAAGAAATTCTGAAGGCACAGGCATTGGTTTAAGTTTAGTTAAGTCCATTGTGGAATTGCATGGAGGCACTATATATGCTGAAAGTGAATTCGGAAAAGGAAGCAAATTTACTGTTCAACTTCCAGCTGGGAAGGTGAAGCACGAGAATATGTTATATAATAGTAAAGGGAAAAGTGAAAATGAAAATATACGTGTGGAACTTTCAGATGTTTATTTGTAA
- a CDS encoding YjbE family putative metal transport protein (Members of this highly hydrophobic protein family,regularly are found preceded by the yybP-ykoY manganese riboswitch (see RF00080). A metal cation transport function is proposed.): protein MESLVLLIIGILKITILDLTLSGDNIGVIALATKKLPPAYAKKASLIGITGAIGLRIVFACIITLIMDIQWLHIKLIGGLFLVKITWDFIKPEAQEDDCTVKKAEKFWEAVAIIIIADISMSLDNVIAIASAANGSVLLIIVGILINVPIIFFGSQIVANLMRKHPIVIYLGGGILAHTSLKMILEDNLTTKYIELAPSVLTIIPWIFAISILVYGFLMIKKSKIDLGTNS, encoded by the coding sequence ATGGAAAGTTTAGTGCTTTTAATTATAGGAATACTTAAGATTACCATACTTGATTTAACATTATCTGGCGACAATATTGGTGTTATTGCTTTGGCAACAAAAAAATTACCACCTGCATATGCTAAAAAGGCGAGTTTGATTGGAATAACAGGAGCTATAGGATTAAGAATAGTATTTGCTTGTATTATAACTCTAATAATGGATATACAATGGTTACATATTAAATTAATTGGTGGTTTATTTTTAGTCAAAATCACATGGGATTTCATTAAACCTGAAGCTCAAGAAGACGACTGCACTGTAAAGAAAGCAGAAAAATTTTGGGAAGCTGTGGCTATAATTATTATTGCAGATATAAGTATGAGTCTTGATAATGTAATTGCAATAGCAAGTGCAGCAAATGGAAGTGTATTATTAATTATAGTTGGTATTTTGATAAATGTACCTATAATTTTTTTTGGAAGTCAAATTGTTGCAAATTTAATGAGAAAACATCCTATTGTTATATATTTGGGTGGTGGGATACTCGCCCATACTTCTCTTAAAATGATACTCGAGGATAACTTAACAACAAAATATATAGAACTTGCACCTTCAGTTTTAACAATAATTCCATGGATTTTTGCTATTAGTATACTAGTTTATGGATTCTTAATGATCAAAAAATCGAAAATTGATTTGGGAACCAATTCATAA
- a CDS encoding MATE family efflux transporter: MEQHNDLTKGKVIPTLLKFAFPFLLASLLQALYGAADLLVVGQFDNSAQVSAVATGSQIMQTITGVILGLTTGGTIIIGNYLGAKKYKDIAESIGTIICIFAIMAAAMTVIMVLLTGTITSLMNTPAEAFKYTKQYILICSCGIPFIIGYNALSGILRGLGNSKAPLYFITVACVTNIFVDLILVGVLHMGAPGAAIATILAQAISFIIGVMYVKKVGFVFEFNRRNIKLESGKAKKVFKLGLPIALQDGLINVSFIIITAVINVMGLTASASVGVVEKIIVFTMLPTIAFASAIAAMTAQNMGAGKQERAKQCLYIGMGCSLIIGIICYIYVQINPTSLTALFSRDVEVIKTAALYLKSYSIDCILVCFVFCMNSFFSGCGNSLFPMIHSLIATFFIRIPLSFVLSKMAGITLYEIGFASPLATFASLVMCIMYLRSGRWKKNRSITQEMM; the protein is encoded by the coding sequence ATGGAGCAACATAACGATTTAACAAAGGGGAAGGTTATCCCCACACTATTAAAATTTGCATTTCCATTTTTGTTAGCAAGTTTGCTGCAAGCACTCTATGGTGCAGCAGATTTGCTAGTTGTTGGTCAGTTTGATAATTCTGCCCAAGTTTCTGCGGTGGCAACAGGAAGTCAGATTATGCAGACAATTACAGGAGTTATTCTTGGACTTACTACAGGCGGTACAATTATAATCGGTAACTATTTGGGAGCAAAAAAATATAAGGATATTGCAGAGTCAATTGGAACTATAATTTGTATATTTGCTATAATGGCCGCTGCTATGACTGTAATTATGGTACTACTAACGGGTACTATTACAAGTTTAATGAATACACCAGCAGAGGCATTTAAATACACAAAGCAATATATTTTAATATGTTCTTGTGGTATACCATTTATTATAGGTTATAATGCGTTAAGTGGTATTCTGCGAGGATTAGGTAATTCAAAAGCTCCATTATACTTTATAACAGTAGCTTGCGTAACTAACATTTTTGTAGATTTAATATTAGTGGGTGTTTTACATATGGGTGCACCAGGAGCGGCAATTGCCACTATATTAGCTCAAGCTATAAGTTTCATAATTGGGGTTATGTATGTAAAAAAAGTAGGTTTTGTTTTTGAGTTCAATCGCAGGAATATTAAACTTGAATCAGGTAAAGCAAAGAAAGTATTTAAGTTAGGATTGCCAATAGCATTACAGGATGGTTTAATTAATGTTTCTTTTATAATAATTACAGCGGTTATTAATGTAATGGGGCTTACTGCTTCTGCATCTGTAGGTGTTGTAGAAAAAATAATTGTATTTACAATGCTTCCAACTATTGCGTTCGCTTCAGCAATTGCAGCAATGACAGCTCAGAACATGGGGGCAGGAAAGCAGGAAAGAGCGAAACAGTGTTTGTATATAGGAATGGGATGCTCATTAATCATAGGAATAATATGTTATATATATGTACAAATTAATCCAACGTCGCTAACAGCATTATTTTCGAGGGATGTTGAGGTTATAAAAACAGCCGCACTATATCTGAAATCATATAGCATTGACTGCATTTTGGTATGTTTTGTATTTTGTATGAACTCGTTTTTTAGTGGCTGTGGCAATTCTTTATTTCCAATGATTCATAGTTTAATTGCTACTTTTTTTATTCGTATTCCGTTGTCATTTGTTTTAAGTAAAATGGCAGGTATAACGCTGTATGAAATTGGTTTTGCATCGCCGCTTGCAACATTTGCATCACTTGTAATGTGTATAATGTATCTGAGGTCTGGAAGATGGAAGAAGAATCGGAGTATTACTCAGGAAATGATGTAG
- a CDS encoding bifunctional 4-hydroxy-2-oxoglutarate aldolase/2-dehydro-3-deoxy-phosphogluconate aldolase codes for MKKSQVIKQILDAGVVAVIRAESKKQGIKIIDAVIKGGIKAIEITMTVPGAIDIIKELSERYNSEEALIGAGTVLDPETARACMLAGADFIVSPNLNVDTLKICNRYAVAVVPGIMTVKEAIEALEYGVDIIKVFPGNAFGPSIISSFNGPLPQANLMPTGGVSLSNVEDWIKAGAVAVGTGGELTKGAKTGDYEAVKEMAAKFVAKVNSARGL; via the coding sequence ATGAAAAAATCACAAGTTATTAAACAAATTTTAGATGCAGGTGTTGTTGCAGTAATAAGAGCAGAATCAAAGAAGCAAGGGATTAAAATTATTGATGCAGTTATAAAGGGCGGAATAAAAGCCATTGAAATTACTATGACAGTTCCAGGTGCTATTGATATAATTAAAGAGTTATCCGAACGTTATAATTCTGAAGAAGCTCTTATAGGAGCGGGTACTGTACTTGATCCGGAGACAGCTAGAGCATGCATGCTCGCAGGAGCAGATTTTATAGTAAGTCCAAATTTAAATGTAGACACATTAAAAATTTGTAACAGATATGCAGTAGCTGTTGTGCCAGGAATAATGACTGTTAAAGAGGCAATAGAAGCTTTAGAATATGGTGTTGATATTATAAAAGTATTCCCAGGCAATGCGTTTGGTCCATCAATAATTAGTTCATTTAATGGACCACTTCCCCAGGCAAACCTTATGCCAACTGGTGGAGTAAGCTTAAGCAATGTAGAGGATTGGATAAAGGCTGGAGCAGTAGCAGTAGGTACTGGTGGTGAATTGACTAAGGGAGCAAAAACTGGTGACTACGAAGCAGTAAAAGAAATGGCTGCTAAATTTGTTGCAAAAGTTAATAGTGCAAGAGGACTATAG
- a CDS encoding peptidase U32 family protein, with protein sequence MTKPELLAPAGNLEKLKTAINFGADAVYLGGSKLNLRAFANNFNLEELKEGLEFAHSRGKKIYVTLNIIPHNDDLAEIEDYLKELYEIGVDAILVADPGIIETAKAVVPNLEIHLSTQANCVNYKSALFWHKLGVKRVVMAREMSINDFKILRKKLPETCDIEAFVHGSMCMAYSGRCMLSNYLTGRDANRGECAQPCRYKYHLIEEKESGERHEITENNNGIYIMNSKDLCMIEHIPELMESGINSLKIEGRMKSVYYVASVVKAYREAIDKYIEDPKKYVFDSKWEDYLLKPSHRPYTTGFYFDEEIKQSYESSAYIRNYDIVGIVRNYNKDSHIATIQQKNKTYNGDAVEVLVPKGDNKNIKLNSMKKESGEAIDSAPSAQMIFTIECHEELKADDIIIKIKEEK encoded by the coding sequence ATGACAAAACCAGAGCTTTTAGCTCCAGCGGGGAACTTAGAAAAACTTAAAACAGCTATAAATTTTGGTGCGGATGCTGTTTACCTTGGAGGAAGTAAACTGAATCTAAGAGCATTTGCAAACAATTTTAATCTTGAAGAATTAAAAGAAGGACTAGAATTTGCACATTCTAGGGGTAAAAAAATTTATGTTACATTAAACATAATTCCTCACAATGATGATTTAGCAGAAATAGAGGATTATCTTAAAGAGTTATATGAAATTGGGGTTGATGCAATACTTGTTGCAGATCCAGGAATCATTGAAACTGCTAAAGCAGTAGTTCCAAATCTTGAGATACATTTAAGTACTCAAGCAAATTGTGTAAATTATAAATCTGCTTTATTTTGGCACAAATTAGGTGTTAAAAGAGTAGTAATGGCAAGAGAAATGAGTATAAATGATTTCAAAATTTTGAGAAAAAAACTTCCGGAAACCTGTGATATAGAAGCTTTTGTTCATGGATCAATGTGCATGGCATATTCAGGTAGATGTATGTTATCAAATTATTTAACAGGTAGAGATGCAAATAGAGGCGAATGTGCACAACCATGCAGATATAAATATCATCTGATAGAAGAAAAGGAATCTGGAGAACGTCATGAAATCACTGAGAATAACAATGGAATTTATATAATGAATTCAAAGGACTTATGTATGATAGAACATATCCCTGAACTTATGGAATCTGGAATTAACTCTCTTAAAATTGAAGGAAGGATGAAGAGTGTATATTATGTTGCATCTGTTGTAAAAGCCTATAGAGAAGCCATTGATAAATACATAGAAGATCCTAAAAAATATGTTTTTGATTCTAAATGGGAAGATTATCTTCTAAAACCTAGTCACAGACCTTATACTACTGGCTTCTACTTTGATGAAGAGATAAAACAGAGTTATGAAAGCTCAGCATACATTCGCAATTATGACATTGTAGGTATTGTGAGAAACTATAACAAAGATTCTCATATAGCAACAATACAGCAAAAAAATAAAACTTACAATGGTGATGCTGTTGAAGTTTTAGTTCCAAAGGGAGATAACAAGAACATTAAACTTAATAGTATGAAAAAAGAAAGCGGAGAAGCTATAGATAGTGCACCATCAGCACAAATGATTTTCACAATTGAATGTCATGAAGAACTTAAGGCAGATGATATAATTATTAAAATTAAGGAGGAAAAATAA
- a CDS encoding PLP-dependent aminotransferase family protein, with product MPSIRTISQLFNCSIGTVLKAYDKLEKDNIVYPSPKSGYYLLEDFHNTNSTNNTIIDFSSGVPDIESFPYEDFQHCLNKSIDLYKKTLFTYSNPRGLNSLTHVLSKHFQQYQVFTSSDNIVITSSSQQALTILSIMPFPNGKSNILVEQPTYYGIIKILELNNVSVLGIERGLNGIDLYELENMFKYGNIKFFYTVPRFHNPTGTSYSKEEKESIVAMAQKYNVYIVEDDIVSDLDINKKNDPMFTYDTTEKVIYLKSYSKILMPGLRVAALILPSLLISTFLNYKKWTDMNSPILSQGALEIYLKSGLFDIHRNKMSTLYRNRMTYLKNTISLLQHSKIKWNIPKSGYFSCIYVDDSLQYDKIISSLLNNNIKMLDTNLCFLEQNRNDHYFRISISNVNEEKIKKGIPIVINTIQKYMT from the coding sequence TTGCCTTCTATTAGGACTATATCCCAACTATTTAATTGTAGTATTGGTACAGTTTTAAAAGCCTATGATAAACTTGAAAAAGATAATATTGTTTACCCCTCTCCCAAAAGTGGATACTACCTATTAGAGGATTTCCATAATACTAATTCCACTAACAATACTATTATTGATTTTTCATCAGGAGTTCCAGATATTGAAAGCTTTCCTTATGAAGATTTTCAACATTGTTTGAATAAATCCATAGATTTGTACAAAAAAACCTTATTTACTTACTCAAATCCACGAGGATTGAATTCATTAACACATGTATTATCAAAACACTTTCAACAATATCAAGTATTTACAAGTTCAGACAACATTGTCATTACATCCAGTTCTCAACAAGCACTAACCATATTGTCAATTATGCCCTTTCCAAATGGTAAATCTAACATTCTTGTTGAGCAACCTACTTATTATGGAATTATAAAAATTTTAGAATTAAATAATGTTTCCGTATTAGGAATTGAAAGAGGGCTTAACGGAATAGATTTATATGAACTAGAAAACATGTTTAAGTATGGCAATATTAAATTTTTTTATACCGTCCCTAGATTTCATAACCCAACTGGAACTTCTTATAGTAAAGAAGAAAAAGAATCTATTGTAGCTATGGCGCAAAAATATAATGTATATATTGTTGAAGATGATATTGTTTCCGATTTAGACATAAATAAAAAAAATGACCCCATGTTCACTTATGACACTACTGAAAAGGTTATTTACTTGAAAAGTTATTCAAAAATTCTTATGCCTGGACTAAGAGTTGCCGCACTCATATTGCCAAGCTTACTAATAAGTACTTTCCTAAATTATAAAAAATGGACAGATATGAATAGTCCAATACTATCTCAAGGGGCACTTGAAATCTATTTAAAAAGTGGTCTGTTTGATATACATAGAAACAAAATGAGCACCCTATACCGTAATAGAATGACTTATTTAAAAAATACAATATCTTTGCTTCAACATTCTAAAATAAAATGGAACATCCCTAAATCCGGATATTTTTCTTGTATATATGTAGATGATTCACTACAATATGATAAAATAATAAGTTCACTATTAAATAACAATATTAAAATGTTAGATACAAATTTATGTTTTTTGGAACAAAATAGAAATGATCATTATTTTAGAATAAGCATTAGTAATGTAAATGAGGAGAAAATTAAAAAAGGTATTCCTATAGTAATTAATACCATTCAAAAATATATGACATAG
- a CDS encoding methyl-accepting chemotaxis protein codes for MKRKSSLFVKFLVVAMICIIIPLLISGYYSVNSFSNSLESEAKKSLNSAAISNKNYIDVAFKDQMDLATSISNESEVVNYFKEFKKTNKPNKAVLTHMSSNLETKLKNSNGLYENMILQVISSDLNKVTVADGIGGKSIGDKRPATQDLLKALEKEGKAKIGSIMASPITGRPVITINAPILDTDTKLLTASFLDSIDLNTLTQNIVKSNSNESIKTFLIDPTGLVVSSENSSQILKLNLSKEKGDMPDFYGTMKANNSGIGYFTINGVKNIASYTKSDITKLYIVSFIPVEQYMSKINSVRNGIIIVIIISLIISSLLILLFSRSITKPLKLAVEYIRTFALGDFSKEVPDKAMRVSDETGDLMISLNTMQKSIRTMLKTVVKQSEKIESSVIITNKSMYDLEYQIEEISSTTEELSASMEETAASSEELSASSDELGKAVTTISEKAQEGAENSGEIRKRAQELKESAVISKKVAEDIRNNIYSSLKQSIEQSKAVTQINELTESILQISSQTNLLALNAAIEAARAGEAGKGFAVVAEEVRKLAEDSKNITNEIQQVTKIVVSSVESLKYNSENVLDFIDSTVIKDYIAMVEIGEQYYKDANYVGNLVNDFSSKAQEVSSSLQIMINVINEISTANNEMAIGTGNIANKASISLQKSNDVSKVTSDTKKVSEELKTIVSEFKI; via the coding sequence ATGAAAAGAAAATCTAGTTTGTTCGTAAAATTTTTAGTAGTAGCCATGATATGTATTATTATACCTTTACTTATTAGTGGTTATTATTCAGTTAACTCATTTTCAAATTCTTTGGAAAGTGAAGCAAAAAAATCATTGAACAGTGCAGCTATTTCAAATAAAAATTATATAGATGTGGCTTTTAAGGATCAAATGGATTTAGCAACATCTATTTCAAACGAAAGTGAAGTTGTAAACTATTTTAAAGAATTTAAAAAAACTAACAAACCTAACAAAGCAGTATTAACTCATATGTCAAGTAATTTGGAAACTAAATTGAAAAATTCAAATGGATTATATGAGAATATGATTTTGCAAGTGATTTCTTCAGATTTAAATAAAGTAACAGTAGCTGATGGTATTGGTGGAAAGTCTATTGGGGATAAAAGACCAGCTACCCAAGATTTATTAAAAGCCTTGGAGAAAGAAGGCAAAGCTAAGATTGGGAGTATTATGGCTTCTCCTATAACAGGAAGACCTGTTATTACAATAAATGCACCGATTTTGGATACTGATACTAAACTGTTAACAGCATCATTTCTAGATTCAATAGATTTGAATACATTAACTCAAAATATTGTTAAATCAAACTCTAATGAATCTATTAAAACTTTTTTAATAGATCCAACAGGTCTTGTAGTTTCATCGGAAAATTCTTCACAAATATTAAAACTTAACTTAAGCAAAGAAAAAGGAGATATGCCAGATTTCTATGGTACAATGAAGGCTAACAATTCTGGTATAGGTTATTTTACTATTAATGGTGTAAAAAACATAGCTTCATATACAAAAAGTGATATCACAAAGTTATATATTGTATCCTTTATACCTGTGGAACAGTATATGTCAAAAATCAATAGTGTTAGAAATGGAATAATTATTGTAATTATTATAAGTCTTATTATATCTAGCTTGTTAATATTATTATTTTCACGAAGTATTACTAAACCATTAAAATTAGCTGTGGAATATATAAGAACATTTGCTTTAGGAGATTTTTCAAAGGAAGTACCAGATAAAGCAATGAGGGTAAGTGATGAAACTGGTGATCTAATGATTTCTTTAAATACAATGCAAAAATCTATTAGGACTATGCTTAAAACTGTAGTTAAACAATCTGAAAAAATAGAGAGTTCAGTTATTATAACTAATAAGAGTATGTATGATTTAGAGTATCAGATTGAGGAAATATCATCAACAACTGAAGAGTTGTCCGCTAGCATGGAGGAAACAGCAGCTTCATCAGAAGAATTGAGTGCTTCTTCCGATGAATTAGGAAAAGCGGTGACTACTATATCCGAAAAAGCTCAAGAAGGTGCTGAAAATTCAGGTGAGATAAGAAAAAGGGCACAGGAATTAAAAGAAAGTGCAGTTATTTCTAAAAAGGTAGCTGAAGATATTAGGAATAACATATATAGTAGCTTAAAGCAATCAATAGAGCAGTCAAAAGCAGTTACTCAAATTAATGAATTAACGGAGTCTATTTTACAGATTTCATCTCAAACAAATTTATTAGCTTTAAATGCTGCAATAGAAGCTGCACGGGCAGGAGAAGCAGGGAAAGGTTTTGCAGTAGTAGCTGAAGAGGTTAGAAAGCTAGCTGAGGATTCAAAAAATATTACTAATGAAATCCAACAAGTAACTAAAATAGTAGTATCTTCAGTAGAAAGTTTAAAATACAATTCGGAGAATGTATTAGATTTCATAGATTCAACAGTAATAAAAGATTATATTGCTATGGTTGAAATTGGAGAACAGTATTATAAAGATGCAAACTATGTTGGAAATCTTGTAAATGATTTTAGTAGTAAAGCTCAGGAGGTAAGCTCCTCTCTTCAAATTATGATTAATGTCATAAATGAAATATCAACTGCAAATAATGAAATGGCTATAGGAACTGGAAATATTGCTAATAAAGCATCTATTAGTTTACAAAAATCAAATGATGTATCAAAGGTAACAAGTGATACTAAGAAAGTATCTGAAGAATTAAAGACTATTGTTTCAGAATTCAAAATTTAA
- a CDS encoding permease prefix domain 1-containing protein → MNSQSKMSKEGIDCIEKYVSNLAIGIQASSDEIKDFKNEMKANLLSSVGDLLSQGYEEINAVELAIKQFGEVDSIKTEIKEVYKTKYLYAKKLLNITIIVGVLGILLSFGGVIWKNYSVDRPINDIYSIIEKNMGNDSNPITDNMKNNLKDKVDKSFAIDYVTLQIFDKNDKYINTDRNLKYDYNYAPRMTIDESGNGRPKTLSRFVAYAQNSKQIEIKGSNKGIIVITETRDISFIIFQIVPILLLIYWVLFAIWASINSVNNKRSIIWIFVFILLNVVGYLIYYLVGRSLINKSRNKI, encoded by the coding sequence ATGAATAGTCAATCAAAAATGAGCAAAGAAGGTATAGATTGCATAGAAAAGTATGTATCTAATCTTGCAATTGGTATTCAAGCAAGTTCAGATGAAATTAAAGATTTTAAAAATGAGATGAAAGCAAATCTATTGAGTAGTGTAGGTGATTTATTAAGTCAAGGATATGAAGAAATTAATGCTGTTGAACTTGCTATAAAACAATTTGGAGAAGTAGATAGTATAAAAACAGAAATTAAAGAGGTATACAAAACAAAATACTTATATGCCAAAAAACTTTTAAACATAACGATAATTGTAGGTGTATTAGGAATTTTATTATCTTTTGGAGGGGTAATTTGGAAAAATTATTCCGTAGACAGACCAATTAATGATATATACTCAATTATAGAAAAAAACATGGGGAATGATTCTAATCCTATCACAGATAATATGAAAAATAATCTTAAAGATAAGGTAGATAAATCTTTCGCTATTGACTATGTAACACTTCAAATTTTTGATAAAAATGATAAATATATTAATACAGATAGAAATCTAAAGTATGATTACAATTATGCACCAAGAATGACTATTGATGAATCTGGTAATGGTCGTCCAAAAACATTATCAAGATTTGTTGCATATGCACAAAATTCTAAACAAATTGAAATTAAAGGTTCCAATAAGGGCATAATTGTAATTACTGAGACAAGAGATATTAGTTTTATAATTTTTCAGATTGTACCTATACTACTTTTGATTTACTGGGTTCTATTTGCTATTTGGGCAAGTATAAATTCTGTTAATAATAAGAGAAGTATTATTTGGATATTTGTATTTATACTGCTCAATGTTGTTGGATATTTGATATATTATCTTGTTGGACGTAGTCTTATTAATAAAAGCAGAAATAAAATTTAA
- a CDS encoding PadR family transcriptional regulator has translation MEIDKEMLKGYIDTILMSVLNDCTMYGYELAKKVRAISGETFELKEGTLYLSLKRLEKNGYVKSYWSNSESGGGRRKYYNITDDGIEYVKRKRIEWIFMRELINKFLGGVKNE, from the coding sequence TTGGAAATAGATAAGGAAATGCTGAAAGGGTATATTGATACAATATTAATGAGTGTACTTAATGACTGCACTATGTATGGATATGAATTAGCAAAAAAGGTAAGGGCGATTAGTGGGGAAACCTTTGAATTAAAGGAAGGCACACTATATCTGTCATTAAAAAGACTAGAAAAGAACGGGTATGTTAAATCATATTGGAGTAATAGTGAAAGTGGCGGCGGTAGACGGAAATATTACAATATCACTGATGATGGAATAGAATATGTTAAAAGAAAAAGAATAGAATGGATTTTTATGAGAGAATTGATAAATAAGTTTCTTGGGGGTGTAAAAAATGAATAG